Genomic segment of Verrucomicrobiota bacterium:
GCGGCAGAGGCAGCGGGAGCTTGAGCGTTGCGAGGAGATCATACGCGAGAAAGTTCGCGAGTTGCTGGGCCAGGGGACGCGAGGGTATGGCGGCGGCGACGGCTGTCCCAAGCCCGCTTCCGTCTGAGGGGGAGAGAAGGGGGATGGCGTCATGAATTCGAACATGGTGATAGCCACTCGCGGCAGCGCGCTGGCTCTGGCCCAGGCTCAGTTGGTGATCGACCAATGCCGCAAGCTGTTTCCCCGGCTTCGGTTTGAGATGAAGATTTTCAAAACGACGGGGGACAAACTCCAATCGGCCTCGCTGGCCAAGCCTGGTGAGAGCCTGCCTAAGGGGCTCTTCACCAAGGAACTCGAAGTGGCGTTGGTTCGAGGCAAGGCGGATCTGGCGGTTCATAGTTTGAAGGATCTGCCCACGGAATTACCTTCGGGATTGATGCTGGGAGCCGTGTCTAAGCGGGCGGATCCTCGCGACGTGCTGATCGTGCGTGACGAGGACTTCCTGCGGCGACGGGATGAAACTGCGGAGGCGGCGATGGACTGGTCGCCGGGACAATCGGCTTTGAAAGGGTTGGGTCCGGGAGTGTCGCTGAAAACGCTGCCGACGGGGGCGTGTCTGGCCACAAGCAGTCCGCGGCGGCAAGCGCAGATTTGCGAACTCCGTCCCGACCTGCGGACGGTCGAGATTCGGGGCAACGTGGTGACGCGATTGCAGAAGCTGGCGGAACAGGGCGAGATCGACGGGTTGGTGCTGGCGGCGGCCGGGCTGGAGCGATTGCAGTTTACGATACGGCCGGATGGCATGCTCGCGGGCGACGCGGTGCCGGATGGATTGAGGGCGGTTGTGCTGGATTCATCGCAAATGCTTCCCTGTGTGGGCCAGGCTGCCCTGGGGATCGAGGTGCGGGCCGCCGACGAGCGCATCGCTCCGATTTGCGAGCGATTGAATCACTTCAATACCCGGCAATGCGTGCTGGCGGAAAGGGCGTTTCTCAATGAAATGGGAGGGGGATGCCAGGCCCCGGTGGCGGCTTTGGGCGAAATCGCGAGTGATCAATTGAAATTGCGAGCCGTTTCTTTCGCGGGCGGAGAACCTCGCCGCGGGGAACGGCGGGGATCGCCCGCCGAGGCCGAATCGATGGGCCGCGAACTGGCGCGGGAGTTGAAGCCGGGAAAGGAAGAGGAAAAACATGGGTAAGGCGAAGGTTTCGATGGGCCGGGTATATTTGGTGGGAGCGGGGCCGGGCGATCCGGGATTGTTCACGCTGCGGGGCGCCGAGTTGCTCAAAGACGCGGAGGTGGTGGTGTACGACGCCCTGGTGCAGCCGGAATTGCTGCGGCTCGTTCCCAAGGACGCGGAGCGCATTTACGCCGGAAAGCGATCCAAGGATCATGCGATTCCGCAGGAAGAATTGAACCGGTTGCTGGTGGAAAAGGCCAGGGCAGGCAAGCGCGTGGTGCGGTTGAAAGGGGGCGATCCGTACGTCTTCGGACGGGGCGGGGAGGAGGCGGAAGAACTGGCGGCGTCCGGAATTCCGTTTGAAGTGGTGCCGGGGATCAGTTCGGTGGTGGCGGCGGGTTGTTACGCCGGCATTCCCATCACGCACCGGGATTGTTGTTCGAGTTTTACCGTCTGGACGGGGCACGAGGAGCCGGGCAAGGCGAAGGAGTCCGTCGATTGGGCGGCGCTGGCGCGGGTGCCGGGAACCAAAGTGATCCTGATGGGTGTGGAGCGCATCGGGGAAATCGCGCAAGCGCTGATGGCGCATGGCATGCCGGCCTCGGAGCGGCTCGCGATGGTGCGGTGGGCCACGACCGGCAAACAGGAAACGCTGGAGAGCACCTTGGGGGAAGTCGCGGAGGAAGTGCGCCGCCGGGGCTTCCAAGCGCCGGCGGTGACCATCGTGGGTGACGTGACGCGTTTGAGGGACAAGTTAAACTGGTTTGAGCGACGACCTCTGTTTGGGCGGCGGGTGGTGGTGACGCGGACGCGCGAGCAAGCCAGCCAGCTCTCGGCGCGGCTGCGAGAGAGCGGGGCGGACGCGATCGAGATTCCCACCATCCGAATCGAAGCCCCAAAGGAGCGGACGCCTTTGGTCGAGGCTCTGGCCGGGCTCAGTTGTTATGACTGGCTGGTGTTCACCAGTCCAAACGGCGTCTCCAAGTTTTTCGAGTATTTCTTCAAATCCTTTGATGACGTCCGGGCTTTGGGTGGATTGAGGCTGGCCGCGGTGGGATCCGCGACGGCCGCCACCCTCAAGGCGCTGCATCTTAAGGTTGACGCCATGCCCGAGGAATACCTGGCGTCCGAAATCGCTGGCGCGATCGAGGCCGACGGATGCGTTGAAAACCTGAGGATCCTGCTGATGCGCGCGGAAGTGGCGAACCGCGAATTGCCAAGAAAACTGGAGGAGATGGGCGCCATTGTCGATGACGTGGCTGTTTATCGCACCGTGCCGGAGACGGAGGATCCCTTCGGTGTGGTTGAGGATTTTCGGGAGCGAGGGGCGGATTGGGTGACGTTCACGAGCAGTTCGACGGTTGAACATTTCAACGCGAGGTTCGACTTGTTGAATTTGAGGAAAGCGTGGCCGAAGATCCGCTTCTTGACCATTGGACCCGAGACTTCGAAAGCGCTTAGAACCCTGGGGTTGGAAGCTGATTTGGAGGCCGCAAAGCATACCATCGAAGGCATGATGGAGGCACTGATTCAGATCGAGACTGAGGCTGGCGCGGGGATCTCGAGTCCGCGACGGAAGGGGTTGATCCGATGAGCGCTCCCTTGGTGTCCTTTTCAGACCTGCGCGAGTTCGCGCGATCCTGTTACACGCGCGCCGGAGTGGCGGAAGAGGAAGCCGCCATCGGGGCAGAAGTCCTCGCGACAACGGACGCTTGGGGTGTGTTTACCCACGGGACCAAGCTCCTGGCGGGATATTTGAAGCGGTTGCGCGCAGGAGGACTCCATCCCTCCGGCTCTCCCAAGGTTGTTCGCGAGGGGGGGGCGTGGGTGGTTTTCGATGGGAACTCGACGTTGGCGCATCCGACGTCGGTGAAAGCGATGCAATGGGCCATTCAGCGGGCGCGGATCCATGGGCTGGCTTATGCGGGTCTGCGCAATAGCTGTCATTTTGGCGCGGCGGGGTATTACGCGTGGCTGGCGGCCCGGGAGGGATTGATCGGGGTCGCGATGGCGAATGATATTCCGTCCGTGGCGGCGCCTGGATCCCGCGGTGCGGTGACCGGGAGCAATCCGCTGGCCTATGCCATTCCGGCCCGGCGGCATGACCCGATCCTGCTCGACATGTCGATCGCGAAGGTGGCTGGAGGCAAGGTTTTCGCGGCGCGGGCGCGCGGTGAACCGATTCCGGGAGATTGGATTATTGGAGCCGACGGGTGTCCGACGTCCGATCCCAGTCGTTTTCCGATGGAGGGGGCTTTGCTCCCGATGGCGGGTCACAAGGGATACGGATTGGCGCTGTTGATTGAGTCCTTGAGCGCGTTGCTTACGGGAGCGTCGATGACTTGGGGGGTGCGCAGTTGGAGCCATCATGATCCGGGCCTGCCGACCTTGCATGGCGCGGCATTCCTGGCGATGGATCCCGCTGTGCTGGCCGTGAAGGGAGATTTCGCGGAACGCGTTTCGAGTCTGATCGATGAAATTCACGCTTCGCCCCGGGCGGACGGGGTGGAGCGTCTTTATGTGCCGGGCGAGATCGAGTGGGAACGTTATCGGCAGCAAATCGCCGAGGGCATTGCCTTGCCACCGGATGTGATTCCCCCGCTGCGCGAGGCCGCGGCTTTGAGCGGGCTTGCCTCGGTCGTGTGATGGATTTGAGTTTGCCGAGAGATGTGCCGTTGGCAGGCGGCCCGGATTCTGGACCGGCCTTTCCAGGTGGAGAACGACTATGAATAAACGAACACATTATTCACTTCAGAACAAACAGGTGGTGGTGACCGGGGCGGGATCGGGGATTGGGGCGGCGATTGCAGAGGAGCTGGCGGCGGCGGGGGCAAGTGTGGTTTTGGCGGACCTGCGGCCGGACGCGGCCGAGGAAGTCGCGGCACGCCTTCGGAAGGAAGGATGGGCAGGCGTGGCGGAGGTGTTGGATGTTGCGGATGACGCGGCGTGTGCCGCATTTGCCCGGCGATTTCTTGAAGAAAGGGGCCGTTGCGATGTCTTGGTAAACAATGCGGGCATTGGCCATGTGGGCACGATCTTGAACACCGCGCCGGCGGATTTGGACCGTCTTTGGTCGGTCAACCTCAAGGGCATGTATTCGCTCAGCCGGGCGTTTCTTCCTTCGATGATCGAGCGGCGCGCGGGCTCGATCATCAACATGGCGTCGGCCTTGGGCTTGACCGCCATGGAAGATCGATTCGCTTACACGGTGACGAAGCACGCGGTGGTGGGATTAACGAGGTCCATGGCTCTCGATTTCGGCCCGACGGGCGTGCGGATCAACTGCATTTGCCCGGGGCGGGTGGAGACGCCCTTCGTGCAGGCGCGGTTGCGGGAGTATCCGGACCCGGAGAAATTCCGGGCTCAGATGGTGGCGACGCACGCGCAGAAGCGGATGGCGCAACCCGTCGAGATTGCCTGGGCCGCCCGCTATCTGGCCAGCGACGAAAGCGCGTTTGTCACGGGCAGCACGATGGTGATCGATGGCGGGTATCTTTGCGGGAAGTGATTGCACCGCGGGCGGGCTCCCGGCCAAGATTGCGGTTGAAATATGTCCAGACTTTCTCGCCTCGAGGTGTGTTTACGGATTCAGAGTTCCGGGTTGGTGCCGGTTTTTTATCATGGCGACGCGGGAGTGGTGGCCGAAGCGGTCTCGGCCTGCGCCGAAGCGGGGATCGAAGTGTTTGAGTTTACGAATCGAGGGCAAGGCGCGTCGAAAGTGTTTGAGAAAGTGGTTGAGGTCAGCGCCCGGCGATGGCCGGGAGTGGTCTTGGGCGCGGGATCGATCGTGGATTCCGAAACGGCGGCCCTTTACGCGGCGCACGGGGCGCAGTTCATCGTCGGGCCTTCCTTCTCCGAAAGGGTGGCGCGATTTTGCAACCGGCGGAAATTGTTGTATGTGCCCGGATGCGCCACTCCGACGGAAATAGGCACCGCCGAGGAATGGGGGGCGGAAATCGTGAAGTTATTTCCGTGCGAAGCGGCGGGAGGGCCGGGATTCGTCAAAGCGTTGCTGGGGCCGTCACCCTGGACCCGGATCATGGCCACAGGAGTGGCGGATGCCTCGAAGGACGGGATCACCGCCTGGATCAAGGCGGGAGTCTGCGCTTTGGGTTTGGGCAAGGAACTATTGCGGAAGGAATGGATTGACGCCGGCGATTGGAGTTCGGTTCGGGCTCGCGCCGAGGAGTTGAAGGGATGGATTCAATCGGCGAGGGGGTAACCGCCTCGGATTCAAGGCCAGGCGTTCACTTTTTTCTGAATGGGTGAACTGAAAATGCCGAAATGAAGGTTGTCGGCGATGAAGTGGAGGCGGCCGTGCATTGAGTTGGATGACGGATTACCGGAGAAGGATCCGCGCCTAAATTCAACGCCGCAGCACGCTTCGTGCCGAATTTTTGTTGGTGTTTGGAAGCGGGCGGGATAATTGTTGCGCGTGGGTCCTGGATTACATCTTGGTCAGCGGATGGCACTCACTCAGGTGCTTGCACCTCAGTTGCAGCAGTCCCTGGCGCTGCTGCAGGCGCCAACGCTGGAGCTCAAGGCCATGATTGAACAGGAGATCCAGGTCAATCCCATCCTCGAAGAGGTGCAGGCCCTCGAGCCTTTGGCCGAAGAACGAGCGACGGAGGCAGGCGACGCCACGGCGGAGGCTGCGCGTTCGGCGGATCCGACGGAGCCGCCATCCGATTTGAATTTCGATCCGGCCACGGAAAAACCCACGGCGGAACCGGTGGACGATTTCCAGAAGGAAGTGGACAAGCTTCTCCAGTTGGACCAGGAATGGAGGGATCATTTTTCCCAGTCCAACGTGCCTTCCCGGGTCAGTCAGGAGGATGAGGAACGGCGCCAGTACATGTTTGATTCCTTGGTGGCCACCACTTCGTTGCAGGAGAGCCTTCTGGAGCAGGTGCGCACGGCGGAGCTGGAGGAGCATGATCGCAAGGTGGCGGAACTCATCGTGGGGAACATTGACGACTATGGCTATCTGCAGTCGAAAGTCGAAGAGTTGTCCTTATCCACCGGCATTCCTCCGGAATCCATTCTGCGGGCGTTGAAAGTCATCCAAACCTTTCATCCTCCCGGAGTGGGCGCGCGGGATTTGCGCGAGTGTTTGATGCTTCAATTGGAGCGGGCCGGGAAGACGGACACGGTTGAGTATCGCATTCTCGACAAGTTCATGGACGCGCTGGGGCGGAGGAGGCTGCCGGATATCGCGCGTGGCCTTGATCTCGACACCCTCGAGGTGCAGGACGCGGTGCAGCGCATCGCGCTCCTCGAGCCCAGGCCGGGGCGGGACTTTCTGCCCGACAACGATCAATACGTGGTCCCGGAGATCTTCGTGCAGAAGAACGGGGAGGAGTATGTCGTTTCCTCGAACAACGATCACATTCCGCATCTCCGCATCAGCAATCATTACAAGGACCTGCTGACTCAACCCGACAGCAGTGGGGAAGTGCGCGAGTACATTCGTGAGAAGATTCGGGCGGGAAAATTCTTCATCAAGAGCCTTCATCAGCGCCAGGAGACGATCTTGAACATCGCGCGCGAGATTGTGGCCCGCCAGCGCGATTTCATGGAAAACGGCGTGGCGCAGTTGAAGCCGTTGACGATGGTGCAAGTCGCCTCAGTGGTGGGGGTTCACGAGACCACCGTGAGCCGCGCTGTCTCCGGCAAATACATGCAGACTCCGCAGGGTGTCTTCGAGATGAAGTATTTCTTCACCTCGGGCATTCAGACCGCGGATGGCGTCAATATGTCCAACACCAGTGTGAAGGACAAAATCGCGGAAATGATCAAGAAGGAGAACCCTTCGCATCCGTTTTCCGACGAGGACATTGTCAAGGACCTCTCGGAGCAGGGGATCAAGATCGCGCGCCGCACCGTGGCCAAGTATCGTTCCGAGCTCAATATTCTGCCGTCACACTTGCGCAAAGTGTATTGAAGCGCCGTGTATCCCGAAGTGGTCTGTCGTGTGGCGTAGGCTGCCCAACCCGCCGTATCGACGACCGCCCGTCGGCCCTGCAGGTGAAGAACGAGGCCCTTCCATGCTCTCCACGCGCCTGGTTCCCTTCGTCGCCCCGCAGGCTGGGCAGCCTGAGAAACAGCAGACAGGGCTGTCTGCGTTACCAAGACAACCCGGTCACCGACAGCTTGCGGATGCACCGTCTGAACCTGCTACCGCGGCAGCGGGATGGTTCCTCACTTCCCAATGGAGTAAAGGTACTGGCGGTTGCGTTCCTCTTTCTCTCCCGTTCGCAGGTAGACGCGGCTGCCGCAGATCACCGGTGACGCGTAGGCTTCCTCTCCGAGTTGGTTGCTTTCGATCAAGCGGAACGATCGGGGCGTGGCTTGAAACACGAAGGTTTTGCCGCTGACGTTCGACGCATAAATGAGATCGTTGACCATGACGGGCGAGGCGAAGAAATCCCCGCCCAAGCGTTCTTTCCAAAGTTCCTCGCCCGAGTCCGATTTCCAGCACACGGCCAGCCCAGCGTCCATGACGGCATACAAGTGGCCTGCTTGGGCGATCATGGAAGGCACATAGACTCGCGCCGTGTTTTGCCAGGCGATGCGTTTGGATCCGTCGGCTTCCACCGCGACGGTGTGGTTCTTCGGATAGCCGCCGCTGACGAAAATACGCGAGCCGTCCGTAACGGCGGAGACGACGCATTCCTCAGTGGATCCGGGCAGTTCCCACAGCTTTTCACCGGTCAAGGGGTTGTAGCTGGCGATGAGGTTGCATCCGGCCAGGACCATTTGCGTTTTGCCGGCGGCACGCAAAATGGAGGGGCTGGTATAGTTGGGCAGCTTGGGGCGGGGATGGCTCCAAACGACTTCGCCCGTGTCTCGATGAAGCCCCGCCACCACGCCGCCGCCTCGATGGTCGGAAGCAACGAGCACCAATTGCTCATGCGTCATCGGGGAGGAGGCAAATCCCTGGTGCGTGACGAACGGGCCAATATTACGCTGCCACAAGACCTGGCCATCCGGACTCAAGGCAGTGGTGAAGACCGCCCCGCTGTTGAGAAAGTTCACGAAAAGGCGCCCGTCGTCGAACGTGATCGTGGAGGAGGCGGCGGAGGAGTGCACTTGCTTTCCTGGATCGCCGCCCGAGGGATGGACGGTCGTGGTCCAAAGCTTGGCCCCGGTGCGGCGGTCGAGACAAAGAACGGACTGCGCCCAGGTTGAAGTGTCGGCGGTGGCGAGGTAGATCCTGTTCCCGACCACGGTGGGGGAGCTGTGGCCTCGGCCGGGCAGTTCGGATTTCCAGACGATGTTTTCGGATTCGCTCCAGCGCGTCGGAGGGCTTTGTCCGGGCGTTGCGATGCCATCGCGTGTCGGACCTCGCCAAGCGGGCCAGTCGAATGGAGACGTGGAAAGAGCCGCTCGGACGTGGGGTGCGAGCGTGAGCATGCCGAGCGCGATGAAGACGCCTGGAGACAAAGTCGCCCGCCGCACGGAAGTTCGGACCCATGCCAGGAATCCGGGCTGGGCCTGGGCTTGGGTTTCGCGGCCATCGATTGGCCGGGCGGGGAAGGATAGCGGGCCGCGTTGGAGGATCAGGTCGTGCGGGGAAGGAAGCGGTTTCATGGCGATAGAAGGTATGGCAGGAGCAGGATGGACGTCATGGTTGTGCAACCTGTGCATGAAGGCAAGTCGTCCGGAAGCCAACCTTGTCGCCGCTTGAACGTGCCATGCCCCTTTGAAGACACCCCCTTTCGGCGCCGTGAACAGCGCGCCCCGGCACCACACCGCGCATCATGGAGCGCCAGCGGAAGTGCTGGCAGGATCGAAAGAGCCGTTCCGAAGGATTGCCTGCCTTGCGAACCGGGCTCATGCTGAGGCCATGCAATCCATCGCCCGGGCTTTTCTGAAATCTGTCATTTCCCGAATTCTGCAAAGGGCCCTGTTCTGTCTTGGCCTGGCTTCCGCATGCTTGTTTTCCAACGAACTCCGGGCCGCGCAGCGCTATCTCTACGCCGCGGTTCCCGGCATTCGAAACTACCTGGAATATGGCGGGCATGGCGTTTTGGTTTTCGACATGGATCGCGATTACCGGTTCGTGCGGCGAATTCCCGCCGGCGGTTTGAACAACAAAGGTGAACCCTCCAACGTGAAAGGCATTGCGGCCTGCGCCAAAACCTCGCGTCTTTATGTGACGACTCTGGAGGCCATGACCTGCTTCGATTTGGCCACCGACAAGATTTTGTGGGAGAGGAAATACGAGGGTGGCTGCGACCGTCTCTCGATCACGCCGGACGGCGCTCACATTTATTTGCCGTCGCTGGAAAAGGATCACTGGCACGTGGTGGATGGCAGCAACGGCGAGGTTTTGAAGAAAATCATTCCCAAGTCAGGCGCTCATAACACCCTGGTTTCCTTGGATGGACGACACGCCTTTCTCGCCGGACTGAAATCCCCGTTGTTGCGTGTGGTGGATGTTGCGTCGAAAGAAGTGGTGAAGGAAATCGGGCCCTTCAGTCATTCGATCCGGCCCTTCACCGTGAATGGCAAAGCCACGCTCTGCTTCGTGAATGTCAATGACCTGCTCGGATTCGAAATCGGTGATCTGCGCACCGGGCGCATGTTGCACCGGGTGGAGGTGCAAGGTTTTCAGAAAGGTCCCATCAAGAGGCACGGTTGTCCCAGCCATGGGGTGGGTCTGACCCCGGACGAGAAAGAAGTCTGGGTCGTGGATGCCGCCAACACCCGGGTCCATGTTTTCGACGCCACGGTCATGCCGCCCCGCCAGAAGGAAAGCGTGGCGCTGCGTGAACAGCCCGGCTGGGTGACCTTCACCCTCGATGGCCGCCATGCCTTGCTTTCCACGGGCGAAATCATCGAGGTTCAGGCCAAGCGCATCACGGCTTCCCTGCAGGATGAAAAGGGACGGCAAGTTCACAGTGAAAAGGTCGTTGAGATCCATTTTGAAAACGGCAAACCTGTTCGCAACGGAGATCAATTCGGCATTGGACGCGTACTCTAACTTAAAATCCTCTTCTCATGCTCGCCGCTTACATTGAACAAACGGGTTCGCCCGACGTCATCAAGATCGGATCGTTGCCTGATCCTTCCCCGGGTCCGGGCCAGGTCCGCGTCCGCGTGCACGCGGCTTCAATCAACCCCATCGACACGTATATCCGGTCGGGATTGGTGGCGATGAAACTGTCTTTTCCGTTCGTGCCCGGCTGCGATCTGGCGGGCGTGGTGGACCAGGCGGGGGAGGGGGCCATCCGGTTCAAACCGGGGGACCGGGTCTGGGCGAGTAATCAGGGTTTGCTGGGGCGGCAAGGGACTCTCGCGGAATTCGCGGTGGTGGACGAGGCCTGGTTGCATGGCATCCCCGATGGGGTGGATTTCGAAACTGCCGCCGCGGTTTCCTTGACCGGGATTACAGCGCATTTGGGGTTGGACCGTCTGGCGCGCGTCCAAGCGGGAGAGACGGTTTTCGTGCGTGGCGGAACGGGGGGGGTGGGTTCCATGGTGGTGCAGATCGCCAAAGCCATGGGGGCGCGAGTCGCGGCGAGTGCCGGAAGCGAGGAGAAAGCGATCCTCTGCGCCAACTTGGGCGCCGAAAGGGTGGTGCTTTACAAGCAGGAGTCGATCGCGGACGCGATCAAGTCGTGGGCGCCTGCCGGGGTGAACCTTTGGTGGGAAACCGTGCGGGAGCCAGACTTTGATTTGATCGTCGGTTCACTGGCGCCCCGCGGGCGGATCGTCTTGATGGCAGGACGCGAGGCACGCCCCGCCTTCCCGGTGGGGCCGTTCTATGTGAAGGGATGTTCCATGTTTGGCTTCGCCATGTTCACGTTTTCGGCGGAGGAGCAACGTCCTTGCGGTGCCGCCATCTCCCGGTGGCTTGCGGAAGGAAGATTGCAAGCACGCATCGATCGCGTGCTGCCGTTATCGGCTGCCGCCGAGGCCCACCGGTTGCAGGAGGAGAACACGTTGCGCAACGCGGGCTTGCTCGCCGGTAAGATCGTCATTCGCATCCATGGCTAGCCCTTTCAGCGGTGTGGATGAAGAAAGGGCGAAGTGGCGCCCGCGGGATGGTGAGAAAAGGGCGGAGCATTCCTCCGGTGCCGCAGAGGATGACGTGCTTTCCCGCGTGGTGACGCGAATCGCGGGTTTCGTTGCCGGATTCCATCGGCAGAGGGCTCTGGGGATCGTCGGATTCCTGGGTTGGATCGCCAACGGACTGGGTTCAGATCCATCCCAGGTTCGAGTGGCAACCTACAATCTCGAGAATTACGTCATCGAGGCAACCGCCAGCCGCACGCCCAAGTCCGAGGAATCCAAGGCCAAGGTGGTGGAAATCCTGGTGGCCGCGAAACCGGATGTGCTGGCGATCCAGGAAATAGGACCGCGCCCGGCCTTGATGGATCTTCAGTCGCGGTTGCACGCGGCCGGACTTGACTTGCCGCACTTCGAGCACGCTCCCGGATTTGACACCAACGTTTTTGTGGGAGTGTTGAGCCGTTATCCCATCGTGCGCCGTTCCTCTCACACCAACGAAAACTTCCTGCTCCATGGCAGGCGTTTTCGGGTGAGCCGGGCGTTCGCCGAGGTGGATATTCAAGTGAACCCGCGCTACCGGTTTACCTTGCTGACGGCCCACTTGAAATCGAAGCGGCAAAGCGTTTCGGCCGACGAGTCCGATCTCCGGGAACAGGAAGCTCGTTTGCTGCGCGAGAAAATCGACCAACGGCTGCGTGCCCAACCGGCCGCGAACCTGGTTGTCGCGGGAGATCTCAACGACTCCAAGGATTCCCGGACTGTGCGGTCGATCCTTGGGGTGGGACGGCTCGGCCTCGTGGACACGAGGCCCGCCGAACTCCATGGAGATTCCCTGCCGGCGCCGGGACCTCCGCTCACCCGGCGCAATGTGACGTGGACTCACTTTTACGCGAAAGAGGATTCCTACAGCCGCATCGATTATTTGCTGGTAAGCCAGGGCATGGCGAGAGAATGGGTGCCCGAACGCACCTGGATTCAGACCGCCCCCCACTGGGGAATGGCTTCCGATCACCGCCTGCTCGTCGCCACGTTCTCCACTCAGGAATGATCCAGGAGCGTCCGCTGCCTGGCACGTGCGGGTTGGGCGGAGCGGGGATCAGAGTTTCTTCACCCGCACGCTGCCGCCACTGGAGCGAAGCTGAACCCGTTCGCCTCCACCGTTGACCGGACCCTTGAGTTGGTGGCGCGAGGGCTTGCCGCTGACCTGCACTGGAATTTCACTCGAGGCGCCACCGCCGGACGTCGAGGCATCCAGATCGAAGGCCGCGTCGGATGACGTGTGCAGCGTCACGCTCCCGCCGGATGTTTCCAGCCGAACCGGCCCCGCAATCTTCGGAAGGCTGGCCGAGACCGAGCCTCCCGAGGTCGAGGCCTCGACTCTTGCACCGGCTCCATCGATGTGAATGCTGCCCCCGCTCGTGCGAACTTTCATGTCCCCCGTGAAGGACTTGACCGACACGGAACCGCCCGAGGTGGATCCGGTCAAGGTGCCTTTGCCTCCGCCCACGTCGATTCCTCCTCCACTGGTATGAATCTTCAAATCGCCTTCGCAGTGGCTTACCCGAATGCTGCCGCCCGAGGTCTTGGCCCGGATATCAAATTTTTCGGGCACAGTGATTGTGTACCTCGCTTCCCGGCGCTGGAATCCGCGCCAAATATTCCAGGTGGGCGAGGATTCGGACCTGGATTTGACCGTCACGGTTTGGCCCTCCTGGGTGATGAGGACCGGACGTTCACTCAAGAAGGCTTCCTCTTCTTCCTTGCTGCCTCGCGAAACCCGTCGCGTCACTTGAATCAAGACTTTGGATCCGGTTCCCCCGGCGATCTCAATGGACCCGAAATCGACATCGACGACCAAGTCTCCTCCCGGCGAAGCTTCAAGGGTTTTTGAATTTTTTTCCTCGGTTTCCGCCCGTGCTGGGAGCACCGCAAGGATCGAGGCCAAGCACAGAGAATCGAACACCAGGGTGATGAAATGACGCGTAGGCATAAGATCGTGATTTGAATTCGAATGTTCCATCCAGATGACACCATCGGCGGTTGGAAAGTTGCAAGCGTTGTCCCCGAACCACCGCGGTGCATCCCGATGTTGCCGGCGATG
This window contains:
- a CDS encoding NADPH:quinone reductase is translated as MLAAYIEQTGSPDVIKIGSLPDPSPGPGQVRVRVHAASINPIDTYIRSGLVAMKLSFPFVPGCDLAGVVDQAGEGAIRFKPGDRVWASNQGLLGRQGTLAEFAVVDEAWLHGIPDGVDFETAAAVSLTGITAHLGLDRLARVQAGETVFVRGGTGGVGSMVVQIAKAMGARVAASAGSEEKAILCANLGAERVVLYKQESIADAIKSWAPAGVNLWWETVREPDFDLIVGSLAPRGRIVLMAGREARPAFPVGPFYVKGCSMFGFAMFTFSAEEQRPCGAAISRWLAEGRLQARIDRVLPLSAAAEAHRLQEENTLRNAGLLAGKIVIRIHG
- a CDS encoding endonuclease/exonuclease/phosphatase family protein: MASPFSGVDEERAKWRPRDGEKRAEHSSGAAEDDVLSRVVTRIAGFVAGFHRQRALGIVGFLGWIANGLGSDPSQVRVATYNLENYVIEATASRTPKSEESKAKVVEILVAAKPDVLAIQEIGPRPALMDLQSRLHAAGLDLPHFEHAPGFDTNVFVGVLSRYPIVRRSSHTNENFLLHGRRFRVSRAFAEVDIQVNPRYRFTLLTAHLKSKRQSVSADESDLREQEARLLREKIDQRLRAQPAANLVVAGDLNDSKDSRTVRSILGVGRLGLVDTRPAELHGDSLPAPGPPLTRRNVTWTHFYAKEDSYSRIDYLLVSQGMAREWVPERTWIQTAPHWGMASDHRLLVATFSTQE
- a CDS encoding serine/threonine protein kinase; amino-acid sequence: MHRLHNHDVHPAPAIPSIAMKPLPSPHDLILQRGPLSFPARPIDGRETQAQAQPGFLAWVRTSVRRATLSPGVFIALGMLTLAPHVRAALSTSPFDWPAWRGPTRDGIATPGQSPPTRWSESENIVWKSELPGRGHSSPTVVGNRIYLATADTSTWAQSVLCLDRRTGAKLWTTTVHPSGGDPGKQVHSSAASSTITFDDGRLFVNFLNSGAVFTTALSPDGQVLWQRNIGPFVTHQGFASSPMTHEQLVLVASDHRGGGVVAGLHRDTGEVVWSHPRPKLPNYTSPSILRAAGKTQMVLAGCNLIASYNPLTGEKLWELPGSTEECVVSAVTDGSRIFVSGGYPKNHTVAVEADGSKRIAWQNTARVYVPSMIAQAGHLYAVMDAGLAVCWKSDSGEELWKERLGGDFFASPVMVNDLIYASNVSGKTFVFQATPRSFRLIESNQLGEEAYASPVICGSRVYLRTGEKEERNRQYLYSIGK
- a CDS encoding DUF4097 domain-containing protein, whose translation is MEGSRSSPAGPTGFRRYGRLGSLRHTRVNATLRRCRAQHRQPVDTLPVVPVYPDVVGRAGLSQPAAHGMQNIMLRRRAGTDAPYLHRRQHRDAPRWFGDNACNFPTADGVIWMEHSNSNHDLMPTRHFITLVFDSLCLASILAVLPARAETEEKNSKTLEASPGGDLVVDVDFGSIEIAGGTGSKVLIQVTRRVSRGSKEEEEAFLSERPVLITQEGQTVTVKSRSESSPTWNIWRGFQRREARYTITVPEKFDIRAKTSGGSIRVSHCEGDLKIHTSGGGIDVGGGKGTLTGSTSGGSVSVKSFTGDMKVRTSGGSIHIDGAGARVEASTSGGSVSASLPKIAGPVRLETSGGSVTLHTSSDAAFDLDASTSGGGASSEIPVQVSGKPSRHQLKGPVNGGGERVQLRSSGGSVRVKKL